The Streptomyces sp. NBC_01197 genome window below encodes:
- a CDS encoding TetR/AcrR family transcriptional regulator, which produces MTELEKGPTGSRRGRGARERIISASQQLFREQGINRTGMNELCAAAEVSKRTAYQHFGGKDELVAEYLRRFDPSVLSGVFDRTDLTPRERLLAAFDTSPDTPLCPYIAAAVELHDPQHPASQCARDYKKAVAARLADTAREAGAADPEQLGEQLALLIDGAAARTRVLDADAFPTAAAIAAVLIDNALPAAAGHNRRREGVSS; this is translated from the coding sequence ATGACGGAGTTGGAGAAGGGCCCCACGGGCAGCCGCCGCGGCCGGGGCGCCCGCGAGCGCATCATCAGCGCGTCCCAGCAGCTCTTCCGCGAGCAGGGCATCAACCGCACCGGCATGAACGAGCTCTGCGCGGCGGCCGAGGTGTCCAAGCGCACGGCTTATCAGCACTTCGGCGGCAAGGACGAACTCGTCGCCGAATACCTCCGCCGGTTCGACCCCTCCGTGCTGTCCGGCGTGTTCGACCGCACCGACCTCACCCCCCGCGAACGGCTCCTCGCCGCCTTCGATACCTCCCCAGACACACCCCTGTGCCCGTACATCGCTGCCGCCGTGGAGCTCCACGACCCCCAGCACCCCGCGTCCCAGTGCGCACGCGACTACAAGAAGGCCGTTGCCGCGCGGCTCGCCGACACCGCCCGCGAAGCCGGCGCGGCCGACCCCGAGCAGCTCGGCGAGCAGCTCGCCCTGCTCATCGATGGCGCCGCTGCCCGCACCCGGGTCCTTGACGCCGATGCCTTCCCCACCGCCGCCGCGATCGCCGCCGTCCTCATCGATAACGCTCTCCCCGCCGCTGCGGGCCACAACCGCCGACGGGAGGGAGTGTCGAGTTGA
- a CDS encoding transglycosylase family protein, which translates to MAASGRHRRYEPGRINRASLAVTAGGAGLALPLLTAGSAGAASGDVWDKVARCESTGDWQINTGNGYYGGLQFSRSTWQAYGGGVYAARADLATERQQIAVAEKVLRAQGPTAWPICSVRAGLSRDDAAPETIVRTGTGTRTGTGTRNSGSREAAPKPRTAKPEHTSVPTARPAVSTTPAAHHDAYTVVGGDSLSGIAEAEDVSGGWHQLYEQNRTVVGADPDLIRPGQRLRIGEQQKQKKDAAEHTAGPAKTGPAKTRPAKTRPAKTSPAKHHATAPAATSTALVAPVPGHHTTPYRASGGSWSSGHHTGIDFPVPTGTSVKAVAAGRVVAAGWGGAYGYQVVIRHANGRYTQYAHLSALTVRMGQNVQQGQRIARSGSTGNATGPHLHFEARTGPAYGSDIDPLAYLRAGGVAV; encoded by the coding sequence ATGGCCGCATCCGGTCGTCATCGCCGTTACGAGCCGGGCCGCATCAACCGTGCCTCGCTCGCGGTCACCGCCGGCGGTGCCGGACTCGCGCTCCCGCTGCTCACCGCCGGATCGGCCGGCGCGGCCTCGGGTGACGTCTGGGACAAGGTGGCGCGCTGCGAATCCACCGGTGACTGGCAGATCAACACGGGCAACGGTTACTACGGCGGGCTGCAGTTCAGCCGGTCCACCTGGCAGGCGTACGGCGGTGGCGTGTACGCCGCGCGTGCGGATCTGGCGACCGAGCGGCAACAGATCGCGGTCGCGGAGAAGGTACTCAGGGCGCAGGGGCCCACCGCCTGGCCGATCTGCTCGGTACGGGCCGGGCTCAGCAGGGACGACGCCGCGCCGGAGACCATCGTACGGACGGGGACAGGGACGCGGACGGGGACAGGGACGCGGAACAGCGGGTCGCGCGAAGCGGCACCGAAGCCCCGGACCGCGAAGCCGGAACACACGTCGGTGCCGACCGCGAGACCGGCGGTGTCCACGACCCCCGCCGCGCACCACGACGCCTACACAGTGGTCGGCGGCGACTCGCTCTCCGGGATCGCCGAGGCCGAGGACGTCAGCGGAGGCTGGCACCAGTTGTACGAGCAGAACCGCACGGTGGTCGGCGCCGACCCCGACCTGATCCGTCCCGGCCAGCGGCTGCGTATCGGCGAGCAGCAGAAGCAGAAGAAAGACGCGGCGGAGCACACCGCGGGCCCCGCGAAGACCGGCCCCGCAAAGACCAGGCCCGCAAAGACCAGGCCCGCAAAGACCAGTCCCGCGAAACACCACGCCACGGCGCCGGCCGCGACATCGACCGCCCTGGTCGCGCCCGTACCCGGCCACCACACCACGCCCTACCGCGCGTCCGGCGGTTCCTGGTCCAGCGGCCACCACACCGGCATCGACTTCCCGGTCCCGACCGGCACCTCGGTCAAGGCGGTCGCCGCGGGCCGGGTCGTGGCCGCGGGCTGGGGCGGGGCCTACGGCTACCAGGTGGTCATCCGGCACGCGAACGGCAGGTACACCCAGTACGCCCATCTGTCCGCACTGACGGTCCGGATGGGCCAGAACGTCCAGCAGGGACAGCGCATCGCCCGCTCGGGGTCGACCGGGAACGCCACCGGTCCGCATCTGCACTTCGAGGCGCGGACCGGTCCGGCGTACGGCAGCGACATCGACCCGCTGGCCTACCTCAGGGCGGGCGGTGTCGCCGTCTGA
- a CDS encoding SDR family NAD(P)-dependent oxidoreductase, producing the protein MGKLDGKVAVITGGTTGMALSGAKLFVAEGAHVFITGRRQDALDEAVKQIGRNVTGVQGDAADLDDLDRLYDTVKREKGSLDVLWASAGGGEPAPLGEITEAQFDTWFGLNARGTLFTVQKALPLFNDGGSILMTGSNASLGAFPGWSVYAGSKAVQQAWARIWLNELKDRRIRVNVLTPGQVATAKQEELFDEATRRQFESLIPRGQMGRPDEIATAALFLASDDSSYVNGMELVADGGTTAL; encoded by the coding sequence ATGGGAAAGCTCGACGGCAAGGTCGCGGTCATCACCGGCGGCACCACCGGCATGGCGCTGTCCGGCGCGAAGCTGTTCGTCGCTGAGGGAGCGCACGTCTTCATCACCGGCCGCCGCCAGGACGCCCTGGACGAGGCCGTGAAGCAGATCGGCCGCAACGTCACCGGCGTCCAGGGCGACGCCGCCGACCTGGACGACCTGGACCGCCTGTACGACACCGTCAAGAGGGAGAAGGGAAGCCTCGACGTGCTGTGGGCCAGCGCGGGCGGGGGCGAGCCCGCCCCGCTCGGCGAGATCACCGAGGCCCAGTTCGACACCTGGTTCGGGCTCAATGCCCGCGGCACCCTGTTCACCGTCCAGAAGGCCCTCCCGCTCTTCAACGACGGCGGCTCCATCCTCATGACCGGCTCCAACGCCTCCCTCGGCGCCTTCCCCGGCTGGAGCGTCTACGCCGGCAGCAAGGCCGTCCAGCAGGCATGGGCCCGAATCTGGCTCAACGAGCTCAAGGACCGCCGCATCCGCGTCAACGTCCTGACCCCCGGCCAGGTCGCCACCGCCAAGCAGGAAGAACTCTTCGACGAGGCCACCAGGCGCCAGTTCGAGTCACTCATCCCCCGCGGCCAGATGGGCCGCCCCGACGAAATCGCCACCGCCGCCCTCTTCCTCGCCTCCGACGACTCCAGCTACGTCAACGGCATGGAACTCGTCGCCGACGGCGGAACCACCGCCCTCTGA
- a CDS encoding SAM-dependent methyltransferase, which yields MTAGSPKHQIDTSKPHPARVYDYLLGGKDHYLVDRELGEKLAGFIRVGAEENRAFMHRATAWAAHQGIDQYLDIGTGIPTEPNLHQIVQEVIPAARVVYADNDPIVLRHAEALLVSTPEGATHYIQADVREPDVILEHARRFLDFSRPVALSLIAIMHFILDEEEPYAIVRELVGHLPSGSCLILAQASLDSFPEAEEHVASTYSSHIPFQPRSRAEIVRFFDGLDPVEPGVVTAPEWFKGAPAPEFTPCPGYVGVGLVP from the coding sequence ATGACGGCAGGCAGCCCCAAGCATCAGATCGACACCAGCAAGCCGCACCCCGCGCGCGTCTACGACTATCTGCTGGGCGGCAAGGACCACTATCTCGTCGACCGTGAACTGGGCGAGAAACTGGCCGGCTTCATCCGGGTCGGAGCGGAAGAGAACCGGGCGTTCATGCACCGCGCCACCGCCTGGGCCGCGCATCAAGGCATCGACCAGTACCTGGACATCGGCACCGGGATCCCGACCGAGCCGAACCTCCACCAGATCGTCCAGGAGGTCATTCCTGCGGCCCGGGTCGTCTACGCGGACAACGACCCCATCGTGCTGCGCCACGCCGAGGCCCTGCTGGTCAGCACCCCGGAGGGCGCCACGCACTACATCCAGGCCGACGTCCGCGAACCGGATGTGATCCTCGAACACGCGCGCAGGTTCCTGGACTTCAGCCGGCCGGTAGCCCTGTCGCTCATCGCCATCATGCACTTCATCCTCGACGAGGAGGAGCCGTACGCGATCGTGCGGGAGCTGGTCGGCCACCTGCCGTCCGGCAGCTGCCTCATCCTCGCGCAGGCCAGTCTCGACTCGTTCCCGGAGGCCGAGGAGCATGTGGCCAGCACCTACTCCAGCCACATCCCCTTCCAGCCCAGGTCGCGCGCCGAGATCGTGCGGTTCTTCGACGGGCTCGATCCGGTGGAGCCGGGCGTGGTGACGGCACCCGAGTGGTTCAAGGGCGCCCCCGCACCCGAGTTCACGCCGTGCCCCGGCTATGTCGGCGTGGGGCTCGTCCCGTAG
- a CDS encoding aspartate/glutamate racemase family protein, whose product MLTLLHTSPVHVPVFEALRDRDLPGLPMRHLVHENLLAGAREGGPESVGGEVRRVLAGAVASGAGAVLCTCSTIGGIAEAASAATGVPVLRVDRPMAAAAVAVGPRIAVVATVESTLAPTTALLHEADPDADVFPLLAEGAWERFEAGDRDGHLDLVARTADAVQDVDVIVLAQVSMADAVGRTSTAVPVLSSPLSGLRAAAGLV is encoded by the coding sequence ATGCTCACGCTCCTGCACACCTCGCCCGTCCATGTCCCGGTCTTCGAAGCGCTGCGGGACCGGGACCTCCCGGGTCTGCCGATGCGCCACCTGGTGCACGAGAACCTGCTGGCCGGTGCACGCGAGGGGGGCCCCGAATCGGTCGGCGGCGAAGTGCGGCGGGTGCTGGCCGGAGCCGTGGCCTCGGGCGCCGGCGCCGTTCTCTGCACCTGCTCGACCATCGGCGGGATCGCCGAGGCGGCCTCCGCCGCGACCGGGGTGCCCGTCCTGCGCGTGGACCGGCCCATGGCCGCCGCCGCGGTGGCCGTCGGGCCGCGGATCGCGGTCGTCGCCACAGTGGAGAGCACACTGGCGCCGACCACCGCGCTGCTCCACGAGGCGGACCCGGACGCCGACGTCTTCCCCCTGTTGGCGGAAGGCGCCTGGGAGCGCTTCGAGGCCGGGGACCGCGACGGACACCTGGACCTGGTGGCCCGCACGGCCGACGCCGTGCAGGACGTCGATGTGATCGTGCTGGCCCAGGTCTCCATGGCGGACGCGGTCGGCCGTACGAGCACTGCCGTGCCGGTGCTGTCGAGCCCGCTCTCCGGGCTGCGTGCGGCGGCCGGGCTGGTTTGA
- the gndA gene encoding NADP-dependent phosphogluconate dehydrogenase yields MSGTAQIGVTGLAVMGRNLARNFARNGFTVALHNRTAARTHELVEEFGEEGAFVPANSPEEFVAALERPRRLVVMVKAGDPTDAVIQEFAALLEEGDVIIDGGNAHFADTRRREKELRKRGIHFVGTGISGGEEGALNGPSIMPGGSKESYASLGPMLEKISAKAKDGAPCVTHIGPDGAGHFVKMTHNGVEYADMQLIGEAYQLLRDVAGYSAAQIADIFRTWNTGRLDSYLIEITAEVLSHVDAATGKPFVDVVLDQAEQKGTGRWTVQIALDLGVPVSAIAEAVFARSVSGHAAFREASHHLVGPTARKLGEAEATAFAAQVEQALYASKIVSYTQGFHEIAAGSEEYDWNIDLGKVAAIWRGGCIIRAAFLDRITSAYEAQPQLPSLLSDKSFADEIAAAQDDWRAVIATAVTQGVPTPAFAATLAYYDSLRAERLPAALTQGQRDYFGAHTYRRVDRDGVFHTLWSGDKSEVQS; encoded by the coding sequence ATGAGTGGAACAGCCCAGATCGGCGTCACGGGTCTCGCGGTGATGGGCCGCAACCTCGCCCGTAACTTCGCACGAAACGGATTCACCGTCGCGCTGCACAACCGCACGGCGGCCAGGACGCACGAGCTGGTGGAAGAGTTCGGCGAGGAGGGTGCCTTCGTGCCCGCGAACAGCCCGGAGGAGTTCGTCGCAGCCCTGGAACGCCCGCGCCGGCTGGTGGTCATGGTGAAGGCGGGCGACCCGACCGATGCGGTGATCCAGGAGTTCGCAGCGCTGCTGGAAGAGGGCGACGTCATCATCGACGGCGGCAACGCGCACTTCGCGGACACCAGGCGGCGCGAGAAGGAGCTGCGCAAGCGGGGGATCCACTTCGTCGGTACCGGCATCTCCGGCGGCGAGGAGGGAGCGCTCAACGGCCCGAGCATCATGCCGGGCGGCAGCAAGGAGTCCTACGCCTCACTCGGGCCGATGCTGGAGAAGATCTCCGCGAAGGCCAAGGACGGGGCGCCGTGTGTCACGCATATCGGCCCTGACGGCGCCGGACATTTCGTGAAGATGACGCACAACGGCGTCGAGTACGCCGACATGCAGCTCATCGGCGAGGCATACCAACTCCTCCGGGACGTGGCCGGTTACTCCGCCGCGCAGATCGCGGACATCTTCCGCACCTGGAACACCGGGCGCCTGGACTCCTACCTCATCGAGATCACCGCGGAGGTGCTCTCGCACGTCGACGCGGCGACCGGCAAGCCCTTCGTGGACGTGGTGCTCGACCAGGCGGAACAGAAGGGCACCGGCCGCTGGACCGTGCAGATCGCCCTCGACCTGGGCGTCCCCGTGTCCGCCATCGCGGAGGCCGTCTTCGCCCGCTCCGTCTCCGGACACGCCGCCTTCCGCGAGGCCTCACACCACCTCGTCGGACCGACCGCCCGCAAGCTCGGCGAAGCCGAGGCGACGGCTTTCGCCGCGCAGGTCGAGCAGGCCCTGTACGCCTCGAAGATCGTCTCGTACACCCAGGGATTCCACGAGATCGCGGCCGGCAGCGAGGAGTACGACTGGAACATCGACCTCGGCAAGGTCGCCGCGATCTGGCGCGGCGGCTGCATCATCCGGGCCGCGTTCCTCGACAGGATCACCAGCGCCTACGAAGCCCAGCCTCAGCTGCCGAGCCTCCTCTCCGACAAGAGCTTCGCCGACGAGATCGCCGCCGCGCAGGACGACTGGCGCGCCGTGATCGCCACCGCCGTCACCCAGGGCGTCCCCACCCCGGCCTTCGCCGCCACTCTCGCCTATTACGACTCGCTGCGCGCCGAACGCCTCCCCGCCGCCCTGACCCAGGGCCAGCGCGACTACTTCGGCGCACACACCTACCGCCGCGTCGACCGCGACGGCGTCTTCCACACGCTCTGGAGCGGCGACAAGTCCGAGGTCCAGAGCTGA
- the panD gene encoding aspartate 1-decarboxylase: MLRTMFKSKIHRATVTQADLHYVGSVTIDVALMEAADLLPGELVHIVDIDNGARLETYVIEGERGSGVIGINGAAAHLVHPGDLVILISYAQVDDAEARTLRPSVVHVDADNRIVALGADASAPVPGTDQVRPPHARSLAAGV; this comes from the coding sequence ATGCTGCGCACCATGTTCAAGTCCAAGATCCACCGTGCAACCGTGACCCAGGCCGACCTGCACTATGTCGGGTCCGTCACCATTGACGTCGCGCTGATGGAAGCCGCCGACCTGCTGCCGGGCGAGCTCGTGCACATCGTCGACATCGACAACGGCGCCCGTCTGGAGACCTACGTCATCGAGGGCGAGCGCGGCTCGGGCGTCATCGGCATCAACGGGGCCGCCGCCCACCTCGTGCACCCCGGCGACCTGGTGATCCTCATCAGCTACGCCCAGGTCGACGACGCCGAGGCGCGTACGTTGCGGCCGAGCGTCGTGCACGTCGACGCGGACAACCGGATTGTCGCCCTCGGGGCCGACGCATCCGCGCCCGTACCGGGAACGGACCAGGTGCGCCCTCCGCACGCCCGGTCGCTGGCCGCCGGAGTCTGA
- a CDS encoding DMT family transporter codes for MSALALSVLLSLVSAVAYAAGAIVQERVAAATPGSPYAPLRHGGWWAAMTLNGLGAGLHVVALAYGPLSLVQPLGALTIVFALPMAAVFVRRKAGAAAWRGAIMAAVGLAGLLALTGGADSGTLPGGERIVLALATFGGIAVLFLAALRVRKPVVRSIVLATGAGVAFGAASVFTKTVAVDLTSHAPTAEWASLLAIAGFAATGVLLSQASYRGAGLAAPLATVTVVNPVLAAAIGVTLFGEQFRFGVTGTVLALACGVVAAGGLILLTTERLSASRPGSGDGRGSQDRRTSAHVPPPGGPPGPAPRLVAARSRAKKDDQTATPPALR; via the coding sequence ATGAGTGCCCTCGCGCTGTCCGTTCTGCTGTCGCTGGTCTCCGCGGTCGCGTATGCGGCCGGAGCCATCGTGCAGGAACGCGTCGCCGCGGCCACCCCCGGCAGCCCGTACGCACCCCTGCGTCATGGCGGCTGGTGGGCCGCCATGACGCTGAACGGCCTCGGAGCGGGACTGCACGTGGTCGCACTCGCCTACGGGCCGCTGAGTCTGGTACAGCCGCTCGGCGCGCTGACCATCGTCTTCGCGCTCCCGATGGCCGCCGTGTTCGTACGGCGCAAGGCGGGCGCTGCGGCCTGGCGCGGCGCGATCATGGCCGCTGTGGGTCTTGCGGGGCTGCTCGCGCTGACCGGCGGTGCGGACAGCGGCACGCTCCCGGGCGGTGAGCGGATCGTACTGGCGCTCGCGACCTTCGGCGGGATCGCGGTGCTCTTCCTGGCAGCCCTGCGTGTGCGCAAGCCCGTCGTGCGGAGCATCGTGCTGGCGACGGGCGCGGGTGTGGCCTTCGGCGCCGCGTCCGTCTTCACCAAGACCGTCGCGGTGGACCTGACCTCGCACGCGCCGACTGCCGAGTGGGCGAGCCTGCTGGCGATCGCCGGGTTCGCGGCGACCGGGGTACTGCTCTCGCAGGCGTCGTACCGGGGAGCCGGGCTCGCGGCCCCGCTGGCGACCGTCACTGTCGTCAACCCGGTCCTGGCCGCAGCGATCGGGGTCACGCTCTTCGGCGAGCAGTTCCGTTTCGGGGTGACCGGTACGGTGCTGGCGCTCGCCTGCGGTGTCGTGGCGGCGGGCGGGCTGATCCTGCTGACGACGGAGCGGCTCTCCGCGAGCCGGCCTGGGTCCGGCGACGGGCGCGGGTCACAGGACCGGCGGACCTCCGCCCACGTCCCGCCACCCGGCGGGCCGCCGGGACCGGCGCCGCGGCTGGTGGCCGCGCGCTCCCGGGCCAAGAAGGACGATCAGACGGCGACACCGCCCGCCCTGAGGTAG
- a CDS encoding ABC transporter permease, translating into MTAVQTIGTGQPTEGAGPPGPSRGERISALAQQHGALVTLIVAVIAASLSFDTFLTTDNLGNMAVSSAFLAVVALGMTFVIITGGIDLSVGSLFALGGVLGAWGSRYGTLVALLLPLAVCGLIGLVNGLLIARARLAPFIVTLASLLAARGILLAITHEGATTYLVDDTSFFARLGQDKLLGVGVPVWITVVLFVLGAVVLRRTRFGQYVYAVGGNEDAAALMGAPVARTKTTVYALSGVCSGLAGALNAAWLVSGVTILGSGMELEAISAVVIGGTLLNGGFGFISGSLVGVLLLKVIQNVINQIGSLDSAYQQVVSGAFLAAVVIAQTWLGRRRRML; encoded by the coding sequence GGGCCGTCCCGCGGGGAGCGCATCAGCGCCCTCGCCCAGCAGCACGGCGCCCTGGTGACACTGATCGTCGCCGTGATCGCGGCCTCGCTGAGCTTCGACACCTTCCTCACCACCGACAACCTCGGCAACATGGCCGTCTCCTCGGCCTTCCTCGCCGTTGTGGCCCTGGGTATGACCTTCGTGATCATCACGGGCGGAATCGATCTGTCGGTGGGCTCGCTCTTCGCGCTGGGTGGCGTGCTCGGCGCGTGGGGTTCGCGGTACGGGACCCTGGTGGCCCTGCTCCTCCCGCTGGCGGTCTGCGGGCTGATCGGCCTGGTCAACGGCCTGTTGATCGCGAGGGCCAGGCTGGCGCCGTTCATTGTGACGCTCGCGTCCCTGCTGGCCGCACGCGGCATTCTGCTGGCGATCACCCATGAGGGCGCGACGACCTACCTGGTCGACGACACGTCGTTCTTCGCCCGTCTCGGCCAGGACAAGCTGCTCGGCGTCGGGGTGCCGGTCTGGATCACCGTGGTGCTCTTCGTGCTGGGAGCGGTGGTGCTGCGCCGCACGCGCTTCGGCCAGTACGTGTACGCGGTCGGCGGCAACGAGGACGCGGCCGCGCTGATGGGCGCCCCCGTCGCCCGTACGAAGACCACCGTGTACGCGCTCTCCGGGGTCTGCTCAGGGCTGGCGGGCGCGCTCAACGCGGCCTGGCTGGTCTCCGGTGTCACCATCCTCGGCTCGGGCATGGAGCTGGAGGCGATCTCGGCCGTCGTCATCGGCGGCACCCTGCTGAACGGCGGATTCGGCTTCATCAGCGGATCGCTCGTCGGTGTGCTGCTGCTGAAGGTCATCCAGAACGTCATCAACCAGATCGGCTCGCTGGACTCGGCCTACCAGCAGGTGGTCAGCGGCGCCTTCCTGGCGGCCGTGGTCATCGCCCAGACCTGGCTGGGCAGGCGCCGCAGGATGCTGTGA